The following are from one region of the Vicugna pacos chromosome 9, VicPac4, whole genome shotgun sequence genome:
- the PRPF38B gene encoding pre-mRNA-splicing factor 38B isoform X2: MCGGVRGVGTGGIVSTAFCLLYKLFTLKLTRKQVMGLITHTDSPYIRALGFMYIRYTQPPTDLWDWFESFLDDEEDLDVKAGGGCVMTIGEMLRSFLTKLEWFSTLFPRIPVPVQKNIDQQIKTRPRKIKKDGKEGAEEIDRHVERRRSRSPRRSLSPRRSPRRSRSRSHHREGHGSSSFDRELEREKERQRLEREAKEREKERRRSRSIDRGLERRHSRSRERHRSRSRSRDRKGDRRDRDREREKENERGRRRDRDYDKERGNDREKERSRERSKERRSRGEIEEKKHKEDKDDRRHRDDKKDSKKEKKHSRSRSRERKHRSRSRSRNAGKRSRSRSREKLSKHRNESKEKSNKRSRSGSQGRTDSVEKSRKREHSPSKEKSRKRSRSKERSHKRDHSDSKDQSDKHDRRRSQSIEPESQEKQHKNKEETV, translated from the exons ATGTGCGGAGGG GTTCGAGGCGTTGGAACAGGAGGAATTGTTTCTACAGCTTTTTGTCTGTTATACAAATTATTTACTCTAAAGTTAACTCGTAAGCAAGTGATGGGTCTCATAACACACACAGATTCTCCATATATTAGAGCCCTTGGATTTATGTATATAAG GTACACACAGCCCCCTACAGATCTATGGGACTGGTTTGAATCCTTCCTTGATGATGAAGAG GACCTAGATGTGAAGGCTGGTGGAGGCTGTGTAATGACCATTGGAGAAATGCTACGGTCTTTTCTCACAAAACTGGAGTGGTTTTCTACTTTGTTTCCAAGAATTCCAGTTCCGGTTCAGAAGAATATCGATCAACAGattaaaacccggccaaggaaaatcaAGAAAGATGGGAAGGAAGGTGCTGAGGAAATAGACAGACATGTTGAACGCAGACGTTCAAG GTCTCCAAGGAGATCACTGAGTCCACGGAGGTCCCCAAGAAGATCCAGAAGTAGAAGCCATCATCGGGAGGGCCATGGGTCTTCTAGTTTTGACCGAGaattagaaagagagaaagaacgcCAGCGACTAGAGCGTGAAgccaaagaaagggagaaagaaaggcgAAGATCCCGCAGTATCGATCGGGGGCTGGAACGCAGACATAGCAGGAGTAGGGAAAGACATAGAAGCCGTAGTCGAAGTCGTGATAGGAAAGGGGATAGAAGGGACAGGGAtcgggaaagagagaaagaaaatgagagaggtAGGAGGCGAGACCGTGACTATGATAAGGAAAGAGGTAATGACCGAGAAAAGGAGCGGTCAAGAGAACGGTCCAAGGAACGGAGAAGTAGGGGTGagatagaagaaaagaaacataaagaagACAAAGATGATAGGCGGCACAGAGATGACAAAAAAGattccaagaaagagaaaaagcacaGTAGAAgtagaagcagagaaagaaaacatagaagtAGGAGTAGAAGTAGAAATGCTGGGAAACGAAGCAGAAGCAGGAGCAGagagaaattaagtaaacatagaaatgaaagtaaagaaaaatcaaataaacggAGTAGAAGTGGCAGTCAAGGAAGAACTGACAGTgttgaaaaatcaagaaaacgAGAACATAGCCCCAGCAAAGAAAAATCTAGGAAGCGTAGCAGAAGCAAAGAACGTTCCCACAAACGAGATCACAGTGATAGTAAGGACCAGTCTGACAAACATGACCGTCGAAGGAGCCAAAGTATAGAACCAGAGAGCCAAGAAAAGCAACATAAAAACAAAGAGGAGACTGTGTGA
- the FNDC7 gene encoding fibronectin type III domain-containing protein 7 codes for MAGRPVTCLSVIGFSLICLKMVASAKTAPQIPTIDQAYSKISNSITVEWATVPGATSYLLTAKDGNTVIETMVANSPGTVTGLKAATLYQITVRSISAAGRSQASPPKQAKTVLAAPILEVSSPSPDSILVQWEAVYMAMGFSVSIMRANGLGRIWKENTTNTSLTFSSLDAGTLYTIKAYAWNANGTPGDDSTCNQRTSPRAPANIQVSFDSGALKASVSWAPTEGAFNYTVMALSDSSKLSCSTTISSCTIFSLQCGTEYLISVLASNDAGSSRSASAVTLKTVACAPGRVTIQEDHPGHLSVAWSSVELGDYYVAFVKSDDGLEVHCNTSLTQCNFLSECGFTYFISVFAYNKAGQSPLGDVFNYTTAPCCPSDINPVLVSSDRVEIVWSPVRGAELYETKAVDGFNVVECNDTAPACTLSSLECDTEYNITVYSFSEVRGSNLSCTSRFITTAPCSPEIKNVSKDAFSVINVRWRPTNDDATYTVTAQGGAGLYRCSSAGESCALGGLPCGSVFSVSAVAETRAGRSPPSYSVPLETVPCCPAGLTVSQVTQSVINVSWTVGTGAQTYMTVLESHTGQSKCHTHQNHCLLGCIICGINYTVALKAISATGLTADCAYQSYSSSACCPLGVKLYRLGPNGIRIHWQASRGSTNYSTDLHGSKGIFTCAPSAGLSFCDVTEIPCGDVYTVMVSPVAETGLKLTFCPKKIYSVTCSGSTLGMVIYRGKRNAE; via the exons ATGGCTGGTAGACCGGTGACATGTTTGTCTGTGATTGGATTCAGTCTTATCTGTCTTAAAATG GTTGCTTCAGCAAAAACAG CTCCCCAAATACCCACTATTGATCAGGCGTATTCAAAAATCAGCAACAGTATCACTGTGGAATGGGCTACAGTGCCAGGAGCCACCAGTTACCTCCTTACGGCCAAAGACGGGAACACTGTCATTGAAACCATGGTAGCCAATTCCCCAGGCACTGTGACAGGCCTGAAGGCTGCAACCTTGTACCAAATCACTGTCAGATCCATCAGTGCCGCTGGGAGAAGCCAGGCATCACCTCCAAAGCAGGCAAAGACAG tGCTGGCTGCACCAATTCTAGAAGTAAGCTCTCCAAGTCCAGACTCTATTCTAGTGCAGTGGGAAGCTGTATATATGGCAATGGGATTCTCTGTGTCCATTATGCGAGCTAATGGTTTGGGTAGGATATGGAAGGAGAATACCACCAACACCTCCTTGACATTCAGCAGTTTAGACGCCGGGACTCTCTACACCATAAAGGCTTACGCATGGAATGCCAACGGAACCCCTGGGGACGACTCCACCTGCAATCAGAGAACAA GTCCTCGCGCTCCCGCCAACATTCAAGTCTCTTTTGACAGTGGAGCTTTGAAGGCGTCTGTTTCATGGGCTCCGACAGAAGGAGCTTTCAACTACACTGTGATGGCTTTGAGTGACTCATCCAAGCTGAGCTGTAGTACGACTATCAGTTCCTGCACCATCTTCTCTCTCCAGTGTGGAACTGAGTACCTGATCTCAGTTTTAGCAAGTAATGATGCCGGATCTAGCAGATCAGCTTCAGCGGTGACCCTGAAAACTG TTGCTTGTGCACCTGGAAGAGTGACAATCCAAGAAGATCACCCTGGCCACCTGTCTGTGGCTTGGTCCAGTGTAGAGCTGGGTGATTACTACGTGGCCTTTGTGAAGAGTGATGATGGCTTGGAAGTACACTGCAACACCTCCCTCACCCAGTGCAATTTCTTGTCTGAGTGTGGCTTCACTTACTTTATTAGTGTTTTTGCTTATAACAAGGCAGGGCAGAGTCCTCTGGGTGATGTGTTTAATTACACCACAG CCCCCTGTTGTCCAAGTGACATTAACCCTGTGTTGGTGTCCAGCGACAGAGTAGAGATTGTGTGGTCCCCTGTCCGTGGTGCCGAACTCTATGAAACCAAGGCCGTAGATGGGTTCAACGTGGTTGAGTGCAATGACACTGCTCCGGCTTGCACCCTTTCTTCTCTAGAGTGTGACACCGAGTACAACATCACAGTGTACTCCTTCAGCGAGGTCCGGGGCAGCAACCTGTCATGTACTTCCCGATTTATAACCACAG CTCCTTGCAGTCCCGAAATCAAAAATGTTTCGAAGGATGCCTTTTCCGTGATTAACGTGCGCTGGCGACCCACTAATGATGACGCTACATACACGGTGAcggcccagggaggggcagggctgtaCCGTTGCAGCAGCGCCGGGGAGTCCTGCGCCCTGGGGGGCCTGCCCTGCGGCTCCGTGTTCTCCGTCTCCGCCGTGGCCGAGACGCGCGCGGGCCGCAGCCCGCCCAGCTACAGCGTGCCGCTGGAAACCG TGCCATGCTGTCCAGCTGGTCTGACAGTATCTCAAGTCACCCAATCAGTAATCAACGTGAGCTGGACTGTTGGGACCGGGGCCCAAACCTATATGACAGTTCTGGAGTCACACACTGGACAGTCTAAGTGTCACACTCATCAAAACCACTGCCTCCTGGGATGCATCATATGTGGCATCAATTACACAGTGGCATTAAAAGCAATTAGTGCCACTGGGTTGACTGCGGACTGTGCCTACCAAAGTTACTCCTCTA GTGCCTGCTGCCCGTTGGGGGTGAAATTATACAGGCTGGGCCCGAATGGCATCCGGATCCACTGGCAGGCCTCCAGGGGCTCTACCAATTACAGCACTGACCTCCACGGTTCCAAAGGCATTTTCACGTGTGCCCCAAGCGCTGGCCTCAGTTTCTGTGATGTCACCGAGATACCCTGTGGGGATGTATACACCGTGATGGTCTCACCAGTTGCTGAAACAGGACTGAAGCTTACTTTCTG